A single region of the Pseudomonas mandelii genome encodes:
- the nudE gene encoding ADP compounds hydrolase NudE, which translates to MRQKPTVLAREIVATSRLFCVEELKLRFSNGVERTYERLVGKGAGYGAVMIVAMLDADHAVLVEEYCGGTDAYELSLPKGLIEPGEDVLAAAERELKEEAGYGARQLEHLTELSLSPGYMSQKIQVVLATDLYEERLEGDEPEPMGVDKINLRELSSLAQNPRFTEGRALAALYLARDLLTQRGVFLP; encoded by the coding sequence ATGCGCCAGAAACCCACCGTACTCGCCCGCGAGATCGTCGCCACCAGCCGTTTGTTCTGCGTCGAGGAGCTGAAGCTGCGCTTTTCCAATGGCGTGGAGCGCACCTACGAGCGCTTGGTCGGCAAAGGCGCCGGCTATGGCGCGGTGATGATCGTGGCGATGCTCGATGCGGATCATGCCGTGCTGGTCGAAGAGTATTGTGGCGGCACCGATGCTTATGAGCTGTCGTTGCCCAAAGGCTTGATCGAGCCGGGCGAGGACGTGCTGGCGGCGGCCGAGCGCGAGCTCAAGGAAGAGGCCGGGTATGGCGCGCGGCAACTGGAGCACCTGACCGAGTTGTCGTTGTCGCCCGGTTACATGAGCCAGAAGATCCAGGTGGTGCTGGCCACCGATCTGTACGAAGAGCGCCTGGAGGGCGACGAGCCCGAGCCGATGGGCGTGGACAAGATCAACCTGCGCGAGCTCTCATCCCTGGCGCAGAACCCGCGATTCACCGAGGGCCGTGCCTTGGCGGCGCTGTATCTGGCCCGTGATCTGCTGACTCAGCGTGGGGTGTTTCTGCCATGA
- the yrfG gene encoding GMP/IMP nucleotidase: MSLLPWRDIDTVLLDMDGTLLDLHYDNHFWMEHLPQRYAELHGVSRAMAEMELQPLFERNAGQLQWYCLDFWSAELKLPVRELKLETAHLIALRPDADTFLAAIKQAGKRVVMITNAHRDSLSLKLERIELAPYFERLISSHDYGFPKENPQFWEALQADIGFDPARSLFIDDTLPILRSAQSFGVAHLLAVSEPDSRKGPKDTAEFAAVGDYRELIAGL, from the coding sequence ATGTCCCTGCTGCCCTGGCGCGACATCGACACCGTTCTGCTGGATATGGACGGCACGCTGCTGGACCTGCACTACGACAATCATTTCTGGATGGAGCACCTGCCTCAGCGTTATGCCGAGCTGCACGGGGTCAGCCGGGCCATGGCCGAGATGGAATTGCAGCCGCTGTTCGAACGCAACGCCGGCCAATTGCAGTGGTATTGCCTGGATTTCTGGAGCGCCGAGCTGAAACTGCCCGTGCGCGAACTGAAACTGGAAACCGCCCACCTGATCGCCCTGCGACCGGATGCAGACACGTTTCTGGCGGCGATCAAACAGGCGGGCAAGCGCGTGGTGATGATCACGAATGCGCACCGTGATTCGCTGTCATTGAAGCTGGAACGGATTGAACTGGCGCCCTACTTCGAGCGGTTGATCAGCTCGCATGACTATGGTTTTCCCAAGGAGAATCCGCAGTTCTGGGAGGCGTTACAGGCCGACATCGGTTTCGACCCGGCGCGCAGCCTGTTTATCGACGACACGTTGCCGATCCTGCGCAGTGCGCAGAGTTTTGGGGTGGCGCACCTGTTGGCGGTGAGTGAGCCGGACAGTCGCAAAGGGCCGAAGGACACGGCGGAGTTTGCGGCGGTGGGGGATTATCGGGAGCTTATTGCAGGGCTTTAG
- the lysM gene encoding peptidoglycan-binding protein LysM: protein MSIFSFVKEAGEKLIDLLTPGNANASEQLKEHISKVGLGNPNVQATVDGDKVTVTGDVGSQEEKEKILLAVGNIAGVGSVDDQMTVTGPVVVAAKFVTVVKGDTLSAISLRVYGDANKYQKIFEANKPMLKHPDKIYPGQTLRIPE from the coding sequence ATGAGTATTTTTAGCTTTGTGAAAGAAGCAGGCGAAAAACTTATCGATCTACTGACACCGGGCAACGCCAATGCCAGTGAGCAGTTGAAGGAACACATCAGCAAGGTCGGCCTGGGTAACCCGAATGTGCAGGCTACGGTGGACGGCGACAAAGTCACCGTCACCGGTGATGTGGGCAGCCAGGAAGAGAAGGAAAAGATTCTGCTGGCGGTGGGCAATATCGCTGGAGTTGGCAGCGTGGACGATCAGATGACCGTGACCGGGCCGGTGGTAGTGGCCGCAAAGTTTGTCACCGTCGTGAAGGGCGACACCCTCAGCGCTATTTCCTTGCGCGTGTATGGCGATGCCAACAAGTATCAAAAAATCTTCGAGGCCAACAAACCGATGCTCAAGCATCCGGACAAGATCTATCCGGGGCAGACGTTGCGGATTCCTGAGTAA
- a CDS encoding LysR family transcriptional regulator has translation MDIKQLKFLIALDETRHFGQAAARCHITQPTLSMRLRSLEEELDLPLVNRGQRFEGFTAPGERVLAWARTVLAAYDGLQAEAAACRGNLVGTLRLGVVPLSSFDPLPLMQRLHAEHPNLRFELSALSSEQILEQLANNRLDLGVSYLERLDNERFDSLAFSETHMGLLYDQRFFSFGEAPLSWESLIELPLGMLTSGMHFRQSIDHNFHSRGLTPQPLLQTDAVHQLLQAVHGGLCCAVMPLDGGLENLTDHLRLQPIENAKTLARLGLIMRRSAPRSALAEACFAIYQKSLTAS, from the coding sequence ATGGACATCAAGCAGCTGAAATTCCTCATCGCCCTCGACGAAACCCGCCACTTCGGCCAGGCCGCAGCGCGCTGTCATATCACCCAGCCGACCCTGTCCATGCGCCTGCGCAGCCTCGAAGAAGAACTCGACCTGCCGCTGGTCAATCGTGGCCAGCGCTTCGAAGGCTTCACCGCGCCGGGCGAGCGCGTGTTGGCGTGGGCACGCACGGTGCTGGCGGCCTACGACGGCTTGCAGGCCGAGGCCGCCGCCTGTCGCGGCAATCTGGTCGGTACGCTGCGGTTGGGCGTGGTGCCGCTGTCGAGTTTCGATCCGCTGCCGTTGATGCAACGCCTGCATGCCGAACACCCGAACCTGCGCTTTGAACTCTCGGCCCTGAGCTCCGAACAAATCCTCGAACAACTGGCGAACAATCGCCTGGACCTCGGCGTGTCTTACCTGGAGCGACTGGACAACGAGCGTTTCGACTCCCTGGCCTTCAGCGAAACCCACATGGGCCTGCTCTACGATCAGCGCTTCTTCAGCTTTGGCGAGGCGCCGTTGAGTTGGGAGTCCTTGATCGAGTTGCCCTTGGGCATGCTCACCAGCGGCATGCACTTTCGCCAGTCCATCGATCACAACTTCCACAGCCGCGGCCTGACACCCCAGCCGCTTCTGCAAACCGACGCTGTCCATCAATTGTTACAAGCGGTGCACGGCGGCCTCTGCTGCGCGGTGATGCCGTTGGATGGCGGCTTGGAAAACCTCACCGATCACTTGCGTCTGCAACCCATCGAAAACGCCAAGACCCTTGCCCGGCTTGGGCTGATCATGCGTCGCAGCGCCCCGCGTTCGGCGCTGGCCGAAGCCTGCTTTGCGATCTATCAGAAATCGCTGACAGCTTCTTGA